A genomic region of Leptolyngbya sp. NIES-2104 contains the following coding sequences:
- a CDS encoding fatty acid desaturase, whose amino-acid sequence MHVSQPVLTHQATYVKTLRAFLPKTAFQPNVDRVVILMINFAILILGWGIASNLDRWSWSALWLYLPFTIVMANSVIVLLFSVHDIMHSRLIKNRALLYVITLLALTPLWMPPTLWSILHNRIHHNHTNSLKDPDRRYLQKQPMSWGKWIQRLIAPSLQTNRILMLVGMMFAWGVYAFRNFSSIVLFNTNDVNYVPASFTVKPRERYFIAAECLIMLLFHVSVITYLEFDGLKLLLSYFLPIGLGYAGIIFYVYTNHMLCPMTETNDPLVNSISLRVPPLLNVLHFNFSHHAEHHIFPNLNSDYYPLVQDLIKVHYPDSTGYILAMQTAWRLLLTTPQENRTAMPEIQAIAVSEEVPHAPSAKDF is encoded by the coding sequence ATGCACGTTTCTCAACCCGTCCTGACTCACCAGGCAACCTATGTCAAAACGTTGAGGGCGTTCTTACCCAAAACTGCTTTTCAGCCAAATGTCGATCGCGTTGTGATTTTAATGATCAATTTTGCGATTTTGATCCTGGGCTGGGGAATTGCTTCTAATCTCGATCGTTGGTCATGGTCAGCTTTATGGCTTTACTTGCCTTTTACGATAGTGATGGCGAACAGTGTCATTGTTCTTCTGTTTAGTGTGCATGACATTATGCACAGTCGCCTCATCAAAAATCGGGCTTTGCTGTATGTCATCACTTTACTTGCATTAACACCCCTTTGGATGCCACCGACACTTTGGAGCATCCTGCACAATCGAATTCATCACAATCATACGAACTCACTGAAAGATCCCGATCGACGATACTTGCAAAAGCAACCGATGAGTTGGGGAAAGTGGATTCAGCGCCTGATTGCGCCCTCGTTGCAAACCAATCGAATCCTGATGCTCGTTGGAATGATGTTCGCGTGGGGAGTCTATGCGTTTAGAAACTTTTCCTCGATCGTGCTATTTAATACGAATGATGTGAACTATGTTCCTGCAAGCTTTACTGTAAAACCGCGAGAACGGTACTTTATTGCGGCTGAATGCCTAATCATGCTGCTTTTTCACGTCAGCGTGATCACTTATCTGGAATTTGATGGATTGAAGTTGTTGCTCAGCTACTTTTTACCGATCGGTTTGGGTTATGCAGGCATCATTTTTTATGTCTACACGAACCACATGCTATGCCCCATGACCGAAACGAATGATCCATTAGTCAATAGCATTTCGCTTAGAGTTCCGCCCCTTCTGAATGTGCTGCATTTTAATTTCTCTCACCATGCAGAGCATCATATTTTTCCAAATCTAAACTCTGACTACTATCCTCTTGTGCAAGACTTGATCAAAGTTCATTATCCTGACAGTACGGGCTATATTTTAGCAATGCAGACTGCATGGAGATTGTTGCTGACAACTCCTCAAGAAAATAGAACCGCGATGCCCGAAATACAAGCGATCGCGGTTTCAGAAGAAGTCCCTCACGCACCATCGGCAAAAGACTTCTAA
- a CDS encoding allophycocyanin, with translation MSVITKLIVNADAECRYLTPGEMDQIKSFMMSSDRRLRVVKTLTESRERIVKQAASQLFQRRPNLVSPGGNAYGEKMTATCLRDMDYYLRLITYSVAAGEATPLKEIGLIGVQQMYNSLGTPLEGVAEGVRAMKAITTSLMSTEEASEVGAYFDCLVAGLQ, from the coding sequence ATGAGTGTTATCACGAAATTGATTGTTAATGCTGATGCTGAATGTCGATATTTGACACCTGGAGAAATGGATCAGATCAAAAGCTTTATGATGAGCAGCGATCGACGATTGCGAGTGGTCAAAACTTTAACGGAGAGCCGCGAACGGATTGTTAAACAAGCTGCAAGCCAATTGTTTCAGCGTCGTCCCAATCTAGTCTCTCCAGGGGGCAACGCTTACGGTGAGAAAATGACCGCAACCTGCCTTCGAGATATGGATTACTACCTGCGCTTGATCACATACAGCGTCGCGGCTGGAGAAGCAACGCCCCTTAAAGAAATCGGCTTGATCGGGGTGCAGCAGATGTACAATTCTCTCGGTACTCCACTTGAAGGCGTGGCTGAAGGCGTTCGTGCGATGAAGGCGATCACGACTTCACTCATGTCAACAGAAGAAGCGAGTGAAGTCGGTGCTTATTTTGATTGCTTGGTCGCTGGGCTGCAATAA